A genomic stretch from Seriola aureovittata isolate HTS-2021-v1 ecotype China chromosome 13, ASM2101889v1, whole genome shotgun sequence includes:
- the LOC130180269 gene encoding claudin-20 — protein MASTGMQIFGFVLALLGIMGAMVATVLPNWKVSADVGSNIITAISQMQGLWMDCTWYSTGMFSCTLKYSVLSLPAYLQTARTTMVLCCVLAAMGLCLASLGLKCTRWGGGRRSKRHAAIASGGCFVAAGFLCLVPASWFTNEVITNFLDSSVPESNKFEPGGAVYVAFVSAGFLFVGGSIFCMSCSGKRHGPQDLVLLPPPDKLLLQQQQQQLLQQQQELQHQYCSLSPLDNKTGYSLQDYV, from the coding sequence ATGGCATCCACGGGCATGCAGATATTTGGATTTGTCTTAGCGCTGTTAGGCATCATGGGTGCTATGGTGGCCACTGTGCTGCCCAACTGGAAGGTCAGCGCAGATGTGGGCTCCAACATCATCACAGCAATCTCCCAGATGCAGGGACTGTGGATGGACTGCACATGGTATAGCACAGGCATGTTCAGTTGCACACTTAAGTATTCGGTGCTCTCACTACCTGCGTACTTGCAGACCGCACGCACCACCATGGTGCTGTGCTGCGTACTGGCTGCCATGGGCCTCTGCCTTGCATCGCTGGGACTAAAATGCACACGATGGGGGGGTGGACGGCGCTCCAAGCGGCACGCTGCAATTGCCAGTGGTGGCTGCTTTGTCGCAGCAGGCTTTCTGTGTCTGGTGCCTGCTTCCTGGTTTACCAACGAGGTAATCACCAACTTCCTGGACTCCAGTGTGCCCGAAAGCAATAAGTTTGAGCCTGGGGGTGCTGTGTATGTTGCCTTTGTTTCAGCAGGATTCCTCTTCGTTGGGGGGTCCATCTTCTGTATGTCCTGCTCAGGGAAGAGGCATGGCCCCCAGGACCTGGTCCTGCTCCCTCCCCCTGACAAATtgctgctccagcagcagcagcaacagctgctccagcagcagcaggagctccaGCACCAGTactgctctctctccccattAGACAATAAGACTGGCTACAGCCTCCAGGACTATGTGTAA